One window from the genome of Prionailurus viverrinus isolate Anna unplaced genomic scaffold, UM_Priviv_1.0 scaffold_49, whole genome shotgun sequence encodes:
- the LOC125159293 gene encoding EKC/KEOPS complex subunit LAGE3-like has translation MEAADKAAGGEAGGADNARDGQGGQEGQEGQGGGLGRRGHGHGLGGAAAEAAVAGEAPRVPRPPHAPGPGGDALSTAGRPETRVHIFALGVPFPSQLEAEIACASFAPYREPYGCLVEQQLTVFGSVLAIRWRAENPFLLRISIINFLDQLCVVIRTMQRFRFPVPAKPALAKGG, from the exons ATGGAGGCGGCAGACAAAGCCGCAGGCGGCGAGGCGGGCGGCGCCGACAACGCCCGGGACGGCCAGGGGGGCCAGGAGGGCCAGGAGGGCCAGGGAGGCGGCCTCGGCCGCCGCGGGCACGGTCACGGCCTCGGAGGCGCGGCCGCGGAGGCCGCGGTCGCCGGCGAGGCTCCGCGTGTCCCGCGACCACCTCACGCCCCCGGGCCAGGCGGAGATGCCCTCTCCACGGCCGGAAGGCCGGAAACCCGAGTACACATATT CGCCCTCGGCGTGCCTTTCCCGTCCCAGTTGGAGGCGGAGATCGCCTGTGCGTCTTTCGCCCCATATCGGGAACCGTATGGATGCCTTGTGGAGCAGCAGCTCACTGTGTTCGGCAGCGTCCTGGCCAT ccGCTGGAGAGCTGAAAACCCTTTCCTCCTCCGAATTTCCATCATCAACTTTCTTGACCAGCTTTGCGTGGTGATTCGGACCATGCAGCGCTTCCGGTTCCCGGTTCCCGCTAAGCCCGCGCTGGCGAAAGGGGGCTAA